From one Triticum urartu cultivar G1812 chromosome 3, Tu2.1, whole genome shotgun sequence genomic stretch:
- the LOC125546410 gene encoding epoxide hydrolase A-like: MEGLVIRHRTVEVNGISMHVAEAGPEVDAKGAVLFLHGFPELWYSWRHQMDHLGARGYRCIAPDLRGYGGTTAPPDVASYTAFHMVGDLVALLDTLGLAKVFLVGHDWGALIAWYLCLFRPERVTALANTSVAFMRNIMIRNGPDFVNPIEYFNRAYGPNYYKCRFQEPGVAEKQFAPAHAKRLMRQMLCHCFSHGVFCDEEMDDHNYPTSPLPPWLTEADMDYFVTSFEKTGFTGAINYYRNFDKNCELAAPWADAKVQVPTKYIVGGGDITYNFEGIQEYIHGGGFKEDVPLLDEVVVIPGAGHFIQQERAQEVSNHIYDFIIKF; encoded by the exons GTTCCTGCATGGCTTCCCGGAGCTGTGGTACTCGTGGCGCCATCAGATGGACCACTTGGGGGCTCGTGGTTACCGCTGCATCGCACCTGACCTCCGTGGCTATGGTGGCACCACTGCACCACCAGATGTGGCCTCCTACACCGCCTTTCACATGGTTGGTGACCTTGTTGCGCTCCTGGACACCTTAGGGCTTGCAAAG GTGTTTTTGGTGGGGCACGACTGGGGCGCACTCATCGCGTGGTACCTGTGTCTGTTCCGTCCCGAGCGGGTAACAGCACTCGCCAACACCAGCGTTGCCTTCATGCGCAACATCATGATCCGCAACGGCCCCGACTTCGTGAATCCCATAGAGTACTTCAATCGCGCATACGGTCCCAACTACTACAAGTGCCGCTTCCAG GAGCCAGGTGTCGCGGAGAAGCAGTTCGCACCAGCGCACGCCAAGCGCCTCATGAGGCAAATGTTGTGCCATTGCTTTAGCCATGGCGTGTTCTGCGATGAGGAGATGGACGACCACAATTACCCAACATCACCGCTTCCGCCTTGGCTCACCGAGGCCGACATGGACTACTTTGTCACCTCCTTTGAAAAGACTGGCTTCACTGGTGCCATCAACTACTACCGCAACTTTGACAAGAACTGCGAGCTGGCGGCGCCGTGGGCAGACGCCAAAGTGCAGGTGCCGACCAAGTACATCGTGGGGGGTGGTGACATCACATACAACTTTGAGGGGATCCAGGAATACATCCACGGTGGTGGGTTTAAGGAAGATGTTCCACTGCTAGATGAGGTGGTCGTCATCCCCGGCGCCGGCCACTTTATCCAACAGGAGAGGGCCCAGGAGGTCAGCAATCATATATATGACTTCATCATCAAGTTTTGA
- the LOC125549584 gene encoding aspartic proteinase nepenthesin-1-like: MEISLVLIVLVLCSSAATLVTCSSAGFHMELTHVDSKGSYTTAQRVQRAITTSRQRLASFVDVTAPVHWNTSQYIAEYLIGTPPQRAEALIDTGSDLIWTQCSTCKQCVKQGLPLYNASKSDTFHPVSCNDTLCLANQEHSCRRDGSCNFGAFYGAGDARGTIDTEVFAFQNGSARLTFGCVDSLFISPGSLDEASGLIGLGRGPLSLVSQAGASKFSYCHTPYLRSNATAGASSHLFVGASASLSGDSPVMSMSFVQGPKEGTFYYVPLVGISVGQTRLPIPPAVFALKPNGSGGGVIVDSGTPTTGLAHGAYGPLREELRRQLNGSLVPSPADSEMDLCVAVTQEKKVPSMVLHFSGGADMVLPPENYWVPLDSSTSCMVMERSDDMSVIGNFQLQNIHLLYNLAKDELSFQTADCSKL, from the coding sequence ATGGAAATAAGCCTGGTGCTGATCGTTCTTGTGTTATGCTCCAGTGCTGCTACCCTAGTTACTTGTAGTAGCGCAGGGTTCCACATGGAGCTCACCCATGTTGATAGCAAGGGCAGCTACACCACCGCGCAGCGCGTGCAGCGCGCCATAACCACCAGCCGTCAGCGCCTGGCGTCCTTTGTCGACGTGACCGCGCCAGTCCACTGGAACACCAGCCAGTACATCGCGGAGTACCTGATCGGCACCCCACCTCAGCGCGCCGAGGCACTCATCGACACCGGCAGCGACCTCATCTGGACGCAGTGCTCCACCTGCAAGCAATGCGTCAAGCAGGGCCTGCCCCTCTATAACGCATCCAAGTCGGACACCTTCCATCCCGTGTCATGCAACGACACATTGTGCCTGGCCAACCAGGAGCACTCGTGCCGCCGGGACGGCAGCTGCAATTTTGGGGCCTTCTACGGTGCCGGCGACGCCAGAGGGACCATCGACACCGAGGTCTTCGCCTTTCAAAACGGCTCGGCAAGGCTCACGTTCGGCTGCGTGGACTCGCTGTTCATCTCTCCGGGGTCCCTCGACGAGGCGTCCGGCCTCATAGGGCTTGGCCGCGGCCCCCTGTCGCTCGTCTCTCAAGCAGGCGCCAGCAAGTTCTCTTACTGCCACACCCCCTACCTCCGCAGTAACGCCACTGCCGGTGCCAGCAGCCACCTTTTTGTTGGCGCCTCTGCGAGCCTTAGCGGCGACAGCCCTGTGATGTCCATGTCTTTCGTGCAAGGCCCTAAAGAGGGCACATTCTACTACGTTCCACTTGTCGGGATAAGTGTGGGACAGACAAGGCTGCCCATCCCACCTGCGGTGTTCGCTCTGAAACCAaacggcagcggcggcggtgtCATCGTCGACTCCGGCACCCCCACTACGGGTCTGGCCCACGGGGCGTATGGGCCCCTGCGCGAGGAGCTTCGGAGGCAGCTGAACGGGAGCCTCGTGCCGTCACCCGCTGACAGTGAGATGGACCTGTGTGTGGCGGTGACGCAGGAAAAGAAAGTGCCGTCCATGGTGCTCCACTTCAGTGGCGGAGCCGACATGGTGCTGCCGCCGGAGAACTACTGGGTGCCCCTAGACAGTTCCACGTCATGCATGGTCATGGAGAGATCCGACGACATGAGCGTCATCGGCAACTTCCAATTGCAGAACATCCACCTGCTCTACAACCTTGCCAAGGATGAGCTCTCTTTCCAAACAGCGGACTGCAGCAAACTCTGA